GAGTAATTGAGGGCTGCTCGCTCGCAGGCGTCGTCCGGATGTGCGCGAGCGATGAAGTCCCGCAACGGTTCCGGGTCGCCCTGGTTTGCGAGGGACGTGACAACGGAGCGTGCGTCGGGCCACAGCGGCGACCAGGTGCTGAAGGTGGTCACTCGGCGGGCTCGGGCGGTGGTCTGGGTGAGCCATCCCGCCGCTGTCTTGGTGGGGTCCATGCCGGCGAGGAAGCAGGCTTGCCGGTGCAGCAGCACGTTCCGATGCCGTCCGGCTGCGGCGCGATCGGCGAGCACATGAAGGTGAGCGAAGAACGCGCGTTGCTCGTCGACGGTCAGGGTCGGCCCGGACGCGACCGGACCTCGCCGGGGAGGGGCGATGGGTAGCTCTCTGGCGAAGGTCGGTGTCTGCCCGAGGACGGCCCAGAGGATCAAGTCGGTCAGACGGTGGGTGAGTACGGACCAGCCGAGCGGCTGTTCGGCGATGTCGCAGCGGTCGACCTGGCCTTCGAGGACAGCGGCGAGGATGAGATCCGCTTCGGCGGCGTCGTCGAGTGCGGCGAGCAGAACTGTGTTCGCGCCGAGCCGTCCGAGCCTGTGCCGGACGGCGATCACGTGTCCGAGCGGCACCGCAGTGAATGGCCGGCGCCCGGATTCCCAGCTCTGCACGGTCACGCGGTCGACGTCCAGGTCGACGGCGAGTTGCTCCTGCGTGAGCGGGATGGACTCCCGGATCAGCTTGAACAGGTAGCCGGTTACCTCGCCGCGATGTGGTGCTGATCGTCCGCGACCTGTCATCCGTCATCCCTACGTTGACCGGTAGTCGACGTTTCCGCCGTGAACCAGTGCTGCGGCAGCACATCTGGCCTGCTCACTCGTACCACGGGTGAGTCCAACCGCCGTCGTCGTGATCGTAGCGTCGCAGTTACCGAACGTTCCAGATCCGGTCCCGTGGTTCGGGGTCGGCCATGCAGTGCTGCCCGGCGGAGGGAGCCAGTGATGCGGGACAGGACACCACCGTGGCGACGAGTGTCCTACGACCAGTACCTGATCGCCGTCGCGATGACCCTGGCACGGCGACACCGCCCGACATGGTCGTGGCGGAAGTGGAACTGGGTCTGCCGCTGTGGGGCGGAGCTGCCCCTGTCGTAGCCGGCACCGCATCCCGATCAACCGGGGGCACTGGCCCGCCGAGGAGGAGCAATGAGCAACGAGGCGGAGCGGCGGGTCCTGGTCGTGCATCTGCCGGGCGGGGACGGCCTGTGCATCGGTTGCCGGGCGTGGTGGTCGCGGCTGACGCCGTACCCGTGCTGGCAGGTGGATTGGGCGATCAGCCGGCAGGCGCGGTCCCTGACGGCGGCGGTGCTCGGAGGTCGCGCATGACCACGCACGGCCCGGTGCTGCCGATCTGGAGCTGTGGTGGCTGCGATGCGCCGTGGCCCTGCCGTACCCGGCAGCGCGAGCTGCGCGCGGAATTCGACGGCGCTCCCATTTCCCTGGCCCTCTACCTGAGTGCCCAGCTGGTGCGTGCCTCCGAGGACCTGACCTGGGTGCCGGCGGGGGCACTGCACCGGCGCTTCCTCGGCTGGCTGCGGTGAGCATCCTGCGACCCGGCGACGAGAAGTTCCATTACAGCGACGGCTCCCACAAGTGGATCCCACCGGACCCGGACTACGACCAGGAGGTCTGGGACGAGCAGGTCCGCCAGCACAAGCAGGGCCACCTCAAGAACGAACGCCCGAAGATCCGCATCCAGCGCCTCGTCTGATGCCTGCAGTACAGCAGCGAAGTACAGCAACCGAACCAGCCGAACCGGGCCGAGAAGCGCACCACCAGGCCGTCTGACCTCGCATCGAGCCCGATCCGGCCCGCTCGCCGAGAGTTCACACCGAAGAGGTCACTGGTTTGATCCCAGTGTTGCCCACCATGATCGGCATAGCCGTCCGGGTCGGTGCTCACCGTGACTCGGGCCAACACTGCGCCGGTGCGGGTATCCAGCATCGCGGCGGTGAGTGTCTTGATGCGTGTCGACGCCGATGGCGACCTCGACCAGTTCTGCCAGCACGGACATGCGTTCCCTCCTCACCGTGGAGACGCAAGGCCAGGTCCGGTGCGGAGATGGCAGGACTGATGAGACACGCCAGCCGCCACCTGGCGGTCATGCTCCTGATCAGGCCACACGTCTCTCGCCGGGTCGGCGCCGGCAGCAGCAGGCGGGACAGACTCAAAGGCACGAAGGCCGGTTCAGAGCAGGAGTCACGCCGACCGCTGCCGGCCATCAGCTCACCACCGCTGAACCGACCGCACCAGACTCACGGTCAGCGCACCGTCCCGTCCCACTGCCATTGGCGCCGGCGGCCGAGTCCGGGCAACGGTTCGCGGCCGGTGCACCACAACAGAGTGTCGGCGGGGCTGTGGCCGGCGGGACGATCCGGGAACAGCCGTTCGAGCGCAGCCCGGCACAGCGTGTCCGGCGGCCGCCAGCCCAGCTCGAACGTGCGGGCGATGTCGTACGTGTGCACGGCCAGCTCGACGATCCCCATCGCGGCGAAGCCGGGCCCGTCGGAGTGCCCCCAGGGATGCCAGGCCTGGACCTCCGGAGTCGCCTCCCGTACGGCGGACGCGAGGATGCTCGCGGCGATCCGGATGCCCTCCAGACAGGCCGGTATCGGCGCGTGCTCGTCGAGTGAGGCGAAGAGCGTGACGTACCGGTCGGCCGGACGGGCGATCAGCAGCCCGGCGTAGCCGACGATGCCGAGGGCGAGATGATCCAGCGTCTGCCGGCAGGTCCAGTCCAGATCAGCGGCGCCGGTGTTCCAGTCCTGGTCGGCTGCTTTCTCCAGGACGAGCACGCTCTCGTCGGCCGCTGAGGTGACCAGGCCGGGCCAGAAGTCGCTCACGCCCGCGCCGCCGGAGCGCCGAAGTACTCGACGATCCGAGCGTAACTGTCCCGGGCGTGACCGTCGGACACCGCCTTCTCGACGAGCGTCCTGGTGTACTCGGCGATCGACGCGTCGACGCCCCGCGCCCGGCTCTCCTCGATGAGGTGCCCGATCGGCGAGAGATGGGTCTCCAAGGTCGCGTCGCTCGCCGCGTAGTCGCCGCTGTCGATCTGCTCGGCGTACAGGCTGAGGAACGAGGAGACCCCCAACAGCCAGTCCTTCACCAGCGGGAGAAAGGTGCTCGCGGCGATCCCCTCCGTGCCGACCAGCGCCACGGCATGCATGAAGCTGTTGAGGGTGCCCCACATGACCCCGAGCAGTGCCACGTCGTACACCGACGGCAGGCCGGGGTCGGCACCCAGGAACGTGGTGCCGCCACCGAGGACGCGCAGTGCCGGTTCATTGGCGGTGAAGTCCTCCGGCGCTCCGCCGTAGAGGATGACGGCCTCAGGGGTACCGATGCCCGGCGGCGTCATCATGATCGCCCCGTCGAGGTATCCGGCTCCTCGCCCGGCGACCCGGCCGGCCATCTCCCGGGCCTCCGCCGAGGTGCCGGACGTCAGGTTCACCAGCACCCGGCCGGCGAGCGCGTCGCGCGCCGTGCCGAGGATCTCCTCCGCAGCCGGGTAGTCGCGCACACAGACCACGACCAGAGGACTCGCCGCGATCGCGGCGGCGGCGGTGTCCACGGCGACCGCTCCGGCCGCCACCAGCTCGTCGGCCCGCCCGGGCGTGCGGTTCCACACCGTCGTCGGATGGCCGGCGGCCAGGAAAGCCCGGGCCAGGGCCCTGCCCATCATCCCCAGACCGAGCACCGTCACCGGCACACGCGCATCGTTCATCGTCGTCCCCCTCGTTCATCAGGCCCCGCCTCGGGTCCGTGCGGGGACAACGCTCGCACCAGGGCAGGGGCACCGAACAGTGGCAGGCCTGACGACATTCACCAGTTTCCTGCCACTAGCATGGAGGCCGTGGGCAGGCACATCGTCGCCGTCGCGGTGATCGACGACGTGACCCTCAGCCCTTGGGACATGTACGAGCTCGGCATCGCCTGCGCGGTCTTCGGCGGCGCGCACACCGACCTGGCCGACCCCTGGTACGAGTTGCGCCTGTGCGGCATCCGGCGAGGCGCCCCGCCCCGTACGCCGGGCTTCGTGGTGAACACCGGCTACGGGATGGCGGACCTGGCCGGAGCCGACACCGTGGTCGTTCCCTCGGTGCCCGACGATTGCGTCCTGGGTGACCGCCCGCTCCCGCCCGAGCTGCTCGACGGGCTGCGCCAAGCACACGCCGCCGGCGCCCGCATCGTCTCGCTCTGCAACGGCGCGTTCGCCCTCGCCGCCGCCGGGCTGCTCGACGGCCGGCGAGTCACCGCCCACTGGTCGCACACCAGCCTGCTGGCGAAACGCCATCCGGACGTCGACGTCGACGACTCGGTGCTGTACGTCGACGAGGGTCAGGTGCTCACCAGCGCCGGGCTCAGCGCCGGACTGGACCTGTGCCTGCACGTGGTCCGCTGCGACTTCGGCGCGCACGTCGCGAACCAGCTGGCCCGCCGGATGGTGGTGCCCGCTCACCGGCCCGGCGGGCAGGCGCAGTTCGTCGAGCGCCCGGTCGCGCCGGCCGACGACGACAGCCTCGGCCCGGTCCTGCACTGGGCACTGGAGAACCTCGACCGTCCGTTGTCGGTGGACACCCTGGCGGCGCGAGCGCGGATGAGCCCGCGCACGTTCCACCGGCGGCTGCTCGCCGCGACCGGGCTCACGCCGATGAAGTGGCTGCTCAGCCAGCGCATCGCCCGAGCGCAGGCGCTCCTGGAGTCCACCGAGCTGCCGATCGACAAGGTCAGCGAGCACAGCGGGCTCGGCACCGCGAACAACCTGCGCCGGCATTTCGCCGCGCAGGTGGGCGTCTCACCGACCGGCTACCGGCTGGCATTCAGCGTTGGTGGGCAGCCGGGGGTCCGTCCCCGAGATCGGCGTAGCTGAGAAGCATGACGGCGAGAACAGCGTGGACGCCGATGCGCGGCGAGCCCTACAGGCGCCCAACCGCAGCCAGACGCGCTGTCGACGTGCGGGTCAGCAGGAGGTGGTTGCCGTCCTGGATCAGAGCCGCGTCCTCGTCCCGACGGGCACGCGGTCCGGTCATGAACCCTCATCCCGCAACCGGGCTCGTGCCTGCTGGACCCGCTCGCCGTACTGCGGCGAGAACGGCTCGACCAGCTCCCGTTCCAGTAGGCACGTGAGATTCCACAGCGCCCGTTGCTCCGCCTGATCCTCGGCCAGGTCGGCAAAGTCGTTGGTCAGCTCGTCGGTGCGATACAGCCACTCGAACAGAACCAGCGCCTCATCGCGACTGAGCCGCACGACCACCTCGTCCTCCGCCACGCCCAGCAGCGTACGGACACCTCTTCGGTAGCACGAAGATCACGACCGACACGGCCCGAACGGGTCCGGTCAGGGCAGCGGGCGTGACCGTTCGTGCCCCCTGGCGACCGTCCGGGGTACTCGATACTGGCACCTGGATGGGCGCGACGGCCGCCGTCTGCCTCGCAAATGTCCTCGTGGTCGACCCGAGCCACTCTCGCTTGACTTCAACCGAACTTCAGCTTGAAGACTCGAGCGCATGACGGGTTCCGTCCTCGACGAGGCATACGAACGGGTGCGCCACACTGGCCCGGAGCGGGACGGTTGGCTGTCCAACCACGCCCCCATGGCGGTGGAGGCCCTGGTCCACCACGGCCACGAGCGGGCAGTTCACCGCTGGATCGACGGCTACGCGGACAAGTTGGAGGAGCGGCCACGGGGTATCCGACCCATCCCGAGTGATGAGTGGCGCGACCCGCTCGGCGACCCGGTTCGTACCGGAGACTGGCTCAACCATTTCGACCGCGAGTTGGCCGGCGAACCCTGGCGGGAGGTGCTGGTCCGGTGGTGGCCGCGCCTGCTACCTGGCATAGCCGCCGGCGCGACCCACGGAGTCATCCGGGTCGGCCACGCCGTACGCGCACTGCTCGACGAGGAGACCCAGCCGCGCGTCGCCGAACTCGGTCAGGGGCTGGCCTACTGGGCCGCCCGGTGGCAGCCCCTCGCACCACCCGGCGCCGGACCGTACCCGACGACCGACGCCCGGTCCGCGCTCGACGCGGTACCCCGCGTACCCGACCAGCGGTCCGGCATCCGAGCCCGCCTCGCTCAACTGGCCGACCTGCCCCGGTGGCCCTCAGTAGCCGGCGCAGTGCCCGGCACCAACGAGGACGACGTGCCGACACGGCTCGGCGGCATCGTCGACGCCGCGGTCGTCCGGCACGGCACCCACGGGTACGCCAGCCCCGTCATGCTCGTCCACGCCGCCACCGCGCCGAACGCGGTCCTGCGGGCCTTGCCGGCGCTACCGCCAACGCTCTGGGCGCCGAGCCTTGCGGCCGCCTGGGCGGCGTCGGCTGCGGTCACCGCGGCCTACGCCCCGGCCGAGGCCCGGCCCGTCCCGCCCGCTGGCACCGACCTGAGCCTCGATGAGGTCATGCGCCGGGCGGCAGACTCCGGAGATGCGCACGCGATCAAGTTCATCGATACGGTGAGTGACACGTACACCCGCTCCGGTGATCCCGCCCTGCTCGCCATCGCCGCGCAATCCACCGAGCAGATCGCCGCCGACTGACGACTGTGTGCCGTCTGCCCTGACAGGCGGCCGCCCATGCAGGTCAAAGGGCCACTTTCCGGCTTCGCCGGTGGCCTTTCGTGCAGCAGTGGTCAGCGGGCGGGCGACGACGGGGCGGGTGGATGTCCGCCGGTGCTGTTACCTTGCCGGCCGTGGACGATCAGCTGACGTGGATCGACCGGATCATCGACGTGACCGGATGGCACCAGGAACCCGAGGACGGCGCCGGCTGGGAGGCGACGGAGGCCGAGCTGGGCGTGGCGCTGCCGACGGACTTCAAGGAACTGTGCCGGCGGTTCGTGCCCGGGTCGTTCTACGCGTACCTGGACCTGCTGCGGCCGACTGACGAGCACATGTCGCGGGAACTGATCGCGGCATGGGCGTTCTGCCGGAGCGAGTCCTTCGCGAGTGGGTACGCCCCGTGCAGGATCTATGGGCCAGGGAAGGGGCCAGGGCTGATCCAATGGGGTGACGACGAGGTCGAGGGGCAGTACTACTGGCTGGCGGATCCCTCGGTGGAGCCCGACCGGTGGCCGGTGGTCGCCCGGAGGTGCGGCGATCCATGGCATCGGTTCGACATGCCGACGACGGAATTCATCCACCGGATGATCGCGGACCCCGAGTTCGCACCGTTCACGGTGGCCGACCCCGGGCGGCGGGCCTTCTACCTGCCTCACTGGCAGACGATCTCCACCGCAGAGGAGTGGAAGGCTCTCACCGACCCGAAGCGGGAGAGCCGGACGGCGCATCCCTGAGTTGCGCGACCAGTCGTCGGGAGGTCAGCGCCGGTCAGCCTGGCGGAGCATCGCGTCCGTCTCGGGATCGGGCATGAGCTGCCGGACCTCCTGCGCGCAGCGGCACGCGGCAGCGATCCTGGTGGCCCACGCCAGCGCCTCCCCGCGGGAGGCCACGTCGACGATCGTGAAGCCGCCGACGACCGCCTTGGTCTCCGGGTAGGGGCCGTCGGTGACCGTCCCGTCCGTGGCCACGACGCTCGCCCGCTGCCTCTCCAGTCCGGCGCCGAACACGAACACGCCGGCGTCGACGGCCTCCTGGACGACCGCGTGCGCGGCCTTGCCCACGTCGGGCATCTCCTCGTCGGGGATGTGGTCCATCGCGCCGGCGTCGAACGAGATCAAGTAACGCGTCATCCCATCGCTCCCTTGTCCCGGCGGCCTTCTCCGGCCGCCTCTCACCTGTTCCGCGAACGACTCGCCCGGATCGACGCTATGCCAGGAGGACCTCTCACGTGACCCCGTCGCTCGGCGTCTGCCTGGGAGTGTCGCCCCTGTTCGCGGAGGACCTCGCCGGCGGCAGCACACCGACCGCTCCGTGCTCGTCGACCGACCAGCACGGCCGCTCGTCGCGGATGTCCGCGAGGAGATCACGTGGCCGAACAGGCACTGGCGCGGCCATCGGCGACAGGTGAGCATGCCCGCACGGATCGTGCTGCGGCGGCCGTCGCTGCCGGGCCACTACGGCCCGCCGTACCTGGTACCTGGTCGCGGCGCTGATCGCCGTCCAAGGCGGTGGCGGTGCTGGCCGCCGCCGGGCTGGCATCCCTCGGCATGCTGGCCGGCACCGTGTCGGCGGTGGTCGTCGCGGTCCGGCGGCGGCGCTCCTCGCAGGCGTCGTGGGCGACCCCCGCTTGACCCCGACCGGGAGCAGGGACAGCTGGGCGAGCCACGCCAGGAGCACCGGTGGGTCGAACAACGCGATTCCCGAACCGACCGGGTCAGGGGCAGACTGTCGGTGGACCGGTGGCAGAGCCGGGTCATCGCAGCGCCGAGACGCCGACTGCTGCGCACCCGTGGCGGCTCACGGCGCATGGGGCCACTGGCGTGCCATGCCCCATCGGGGGTTCGAATCCCCTCCGGTCCGCTCATGCTCCCCGCACCGCCGACCGTGGGGACGTCGACGGCGTCCGATCCGGGCGCGCGGTGGGTCAGCGGCCGGTCTCGATGCGGTGGACGGTCCGGGCGCCGACGGCGTGGAGCTTGTCGGGGTTGGCGACGTTGTGGATGCCCGCGATGCGGCCGTCCTCGGCGAGGTCGAGGGTGAGCGTGGCGATGACACGGCCAGCGCCGCTGAACACGATGCCCGCCTGGCCGTTCAGCTCGACCAGCTCGACCGTCATGTCGGCGGGCTCGACGCCCTGGTAGGGGCGGGTGGCGATGCCCGCGAACCAGGCGCCGACCCGGTCCGCGCCGGTGACCGGGCGCATCGCCTGGCGGACCTTGCCGCCACCGTCGGTCCACAGCGTCACGTCCGGTGCGAGCAACTGCATCAGCAGGTTGATGTCGCCGCCGGTGGCGGCGGTGACGAAGCGCTCGGTGACCTCCCGCTGGCGTACCCGATCGGCGGGGAAGCGGGGCCGCCGGGCCCGCACGTGCCCCCGCGCGCGGTGCGCGGCCTGCCGTACGGCGTCCTCCGAGCGGTCGACGGCCTCGGCGATCTCGGCGTGGCTGAAGCCGAAGGCCTCCTTCAGGACGAACACCGCGCGCTCCAGCGGGGTCAACGTCTCCAGCACCACGAGCAGGGCCATCGACACCGCGTCCGTGGCGGCCACGTCGTCGGCGGTGTCGGTGCTGGTCAGGATCGGCTCGGGCAGCCACGGGCCGACGTACGTCTCGCGCCGGACCCGGGCCGAGCGGAGCCGGTCGAGCGCCAGGTTCGACACGATCCGCGCCAGGTAACCCTTGGGGTCGGCCACCCGGGACCGGTCGGCCGCCGACCAGCGCAACCAGGCGTCCTGCACCGCGTCCTCGGCGTCGGCCGCGCTGCCGAGGATGCGGTACGCCACGGAGAACAGCAGGTGCCGGTACTCGTCGAACACCTGCCCGCGCGGGTCGGGGGTCATCGGGTGTACCGGCCGCCGCGACGCCACGCGAGCAGGCCCACCGACGGGAACCGCTTCAGCCGCGCGAACGACGGCCACGGCGACGAACTCACCGTCTCCTTGTACCAGGCGGCGGGACGGCCGGTCAGACAGAGCCGCCGGGGGCTGTCGTCGGGGTGGGTGAACTGGACGACCGCGTCGCGCCGGCCCAGGCTTACCGGGGCGTGCAGGTACCCGAACCGGAACCGACCGGGCTGTCGGCCGGTCAGCTCACGCGCGATCGACTGCGCGGCGTGCACACCGGTCGGCATGCCGCTCTGGCAGGTGCCGTGCACGATCCCGTAGCCCTGCCGGACGGCGGCGGCGTCACCGACGGCGTACACCTGCGGGTGCGACACCGAGCGCAGCGTGGGGTCGGTGACGACCCGGCCGCGCTCGTCGACCCGCAGACCCGCCGCGGCCGCCAGCGGCGACACCCGTACCCCGCTGGTCCACAGCACCAGGTCGGCGGGGACGCTGTCGCCGCCGGCGAGGTCCACCGCCCCGGGCCGCACCGTGACGATCTCCGCGCCGCTCACCACCCGCACCCCCAGCAGGGCGAGCGCGCCGTGCAGGTACGCCCTGGCCTTCGGCCCCATCGTCGATCCCGGCTCCTGCCGGCCGATGAGCACCACGTCCAGGGCGGGGTGCCGTTCGGCCAGCTCGGCCGCCGCCTCGACCCCGGTCAGCCCGCTGCCGCAGACGGCCACGGTGCCGCTGCCCAGGCCGGCCAGCCGCCGCGCCAGCAGCTCGGCGTCGGGGGCGCTGTTCAGCGTGTACGCGTGGTCGTCCACCCCGGGTACGGCGGCGGTGTCGGTGACCGAGCCGAGCGCGTAGACCAGCCGGTCGTACTCCAGCGACCGCTCGTCGTCGACGCGGACGGTACGCGCGGCGGCGTCCACGCCGGTGACCCAGCCGCGTACGAAGTCCACCCCGGTGCCGTCGAGCAGGTGCGGGATGCGCAGCTCGGCCAGTTGCTGCCCGGACGCGGTCTGGTGCAGCCGCAGCCGCTCGGTGAACCGCTCGTCCGCGTTGACGAGGGTGATGTGCACGTCGTCGCGGCGCGTGGTGCGGGCGGCCAGGCTCACCGTCGCGGCCATGCCCGCGTACCCCGCGCCGAGGATCACGATCCTGTTCATGTGCCTGCTCCTTCTCGCGTGGAGGACGACCTCGGAACGAGAGGGAGGGGACGGATCGTGAGGTGCGGTGACCGGGGTCACACGCTTCCGGTGGCCGGCCTACTGCTCGGCGCCGCTGAGGCCCGGGCTCACCGGATCGGCGCCGTCGGGCTCGCCGACGAGGGTGTCCGGGACGCGCATGTGCCACGCGTCGGTGACGAGTTCCTCCAGGCGCGCGACGTCCACCTGGGCCAGCCGCAGCATGACCAGGGGCAGCCCGTCGTACCCGGACGTGGTGAAGAAGAGCTCGGGCTCGCCGAGGAGCAGCGCCTGCTTCTCCGCCTCGTCGCCGACGTACAGCACGGCGATGTCGGTACGGATGCGGCGTGGCGTGCCGGGGGTGCGCTCGGGATAGGACCAGACGAAGCCCTTGCCGCCGACCCGGAAGTCGAAGCCCTCGCTGTCGATCTCGACCACGTCGGGCAGCGCCAGCGCCAGGCGGCGGACGTCGTCGGCGTCAGCCATCGAGGTTGCTCCGGGACACCGCCTCCTGCATGCGCACAGGCTAGCCGCTACGGCCGACATCGCCGCCGCGGGCTCGCGGGATCCGACGGTGGGTCGGCCCGCCGGGTGGCCGAGCGGCGGCGTACCGGCTCACCCGGCGCGCCGCCGGCGGCCCGCGCGGGACCGGTGCCCCACCCCGACGCGACGCCGCCCTCCCTCGCCGCGCTGCTCCGGCCCGGGCCGCGCGGCGAGGGAGGGCGGCGGGGCGTCCGTCACCGGCAGACCGTCTGCAGGTACGTGCCCCCGGGGTTGCTCGGGTCGAAGGGCAGGTCGACGGCGACCGCCTTGCCCGTCACGCAGGTGCCGGTCGGCAGGTCGGCCCACGACCCGGGCGTCCACTCCTGGTTGGGGTTGAGGGTCTGGACGCCGAAGTCGCCGCTCTGTCCCCGGGTGCTCTCCCAGCTCAGCTGTACCCGCACCTGGTGGCCGGTCGACGAGTAGTGCTGGTAGCGCACGTCCAGGCCGGTCCACCAGCCGAGGAACTGGTTCATCTTGACGCAGAGCACGTCGGCGCCCTGGGCCCGGGTGCAGTGCCACTGGTCAGGGGCGAGGGCGGCCTGGGCCACGCCCGGCGTGAGCGCCAGCACGGTGAGGCCCACCGTCGTCGCCGCCACCGCCCGGTACCACCGTCGGCTCGTCATGTCCGTCTCCCGTCGTCGTCGGGTCCTGCCGCGAGGGTAGGAATCCGCGGGCGGCCGGGATGACGTCGATCGGTCACGCGGCGCGCGAACATCGGACAGCGTGCTGACGGTGGGGCGGTGCCGGCCGGCTCCCGGCGGCGCCGCCCGGTCAGGGCTGCTGGCGGGGCGCGACGAATCCGGGGGCGGGTTGCGGGGACTGGCCGCTGACCTGCGTGACGATCTCCGTGGCGACGTCACGCAGCTTGCGGTTGCGGTGCTGTGACGCCTGCCGGAGCAGGGCGAACGCCTCCGTGGCGGTGCACCGTTGCTGGCCCATCAGCACCCCGAGGGCCTGGTCGATGACGCTGCGGGAGGCCATCGCGTCGGTGAGTTGCCGGTGCAGGAGCGCCTGGTCGGCCTGGCGGATGATGACGGTCAGCGCCGCCGTCGCCTGGGCGGTGAACGCCTCGGCGTGCCGGCGCGCGGGTCCGTCGAAGGCGGCCGGGTGGGTGGCGTAGAGGTTCAACGCGCCGACGGTCTCGTGGTCGACCGTCATCGGCAGCGACAGCGAGCTGACGATGCCGAGCCGCAGCGCGTGTTCCCGGTAGCGGCGCCACCGTTCGTCGTCGCGCAGGTCGGCGACCTCGACGACGTGCCCCCGACGCAGGGCGTCGAGGCAGGGCCCCTCGTCGGTGCCGTACTGGATCTCGTCGCCCTTCGCGGCGAGTTCGCCGCTGCCGGCGACGGTGAAGACGCCGCCGTCCCGCCGTACGGTCAGCCCGCAGGCCGCCGCCGGGGCCACGACGTCCGCGGCGACCCGGACGACCTGGTCGAGGAACTGGTCGACGTGCAGCGAATCCGCCAGCAGGGTCAACAGTCGGCCGTACGCCGAGGCCAGATGCGATTCCGCAGCATCGGACACCACCGCTACCTCCCGAGAACCACGTGTCGTCGTTGCACCGCTGGTGAGGGCAGCGCCCCGGCCCACGCTCGGGGGCCGACGGCGGGCGCGGTCGCGCACCGATCTGCGGCCTCGCCGACGGGCAGGGTGCGGATCGGGCGCGAGGCGGCTACTGTCGGTGTGGGTTCGGACATGAGCCCAGGACCAGTGCCGCCCGCCGACGGCGGGCCGAGCGCCGACCCGGTCCCGACTCCCTCACCGAGGAGCAGCTCATGTCCGTCCATCAGGCACCGCCCGTGACGACGCCGGAGACCACCCGCCCGCCGACCCTGTCCCTCGCGGTCGCCCGGGACGGCCCGGCGACGGTGGTGACGGTGCGTGGGCCACTCGACATGGACACCGTCGACTCGCTGGTGGACCTCGTCGACGGCGTGATGTCCGGCCTACCACCGCCGGTGCTGGTGCTCGACCTCAGTGGGGTGGACTTCTTCTGCGCCGCCGGGGTGACGGCCCTGCTGACGGTGCGCCGGCGGGTCGCCTCCGACGGATCCGCGCTGGTCGTACGCGAGCCGTCGCGGATCACCGTCGCCGTCCTGGACATGGTCGGCCTGCGGCACGAGTTCACCACTGACTGACCTGCCTTCCTCCACGTCTGTCGGGTCGTACCCGGTGCTGACCCGGTGGGACGTACCCACCTGTTGATCAACTCAAACCCGCCGCGCGCGCCCGGAGTGCCGGGCTGCTCCGCCGGGCCGCGTCGCGCGCCGGTGAGCCGGTGCGGCTGCGGAAAAGCGGTGGAGGTTGGGCGAGGGGCGGTGCGAGGATCTGGGGCGTTCCGACGACGGGCGCCGCGGGGCGCCGAGGCCGGCGACGGTCGAAACCGGTGGAGGGTCACGAGGCGACCTTCGGGACGGGTCGCACGGCGTGGCGCGCGATCGGCAGTCCAAAGTGGTCCCCACCGGACCCGCACCGAGGAATCCC
This genomic interval from Micromonospora coxensis contains the following:
- a CDS encoding NAD(P)/FAD-dependent oxidoreductase; translated protein: MNRIVILGAGYAGMAATVSLAARTTRRDDVHITLVNADERFTERLRLHQTASGQQLAELRIPHLLDGTGVDFVRGWVTGVDAAARTVRVDDERSLEYDRLVYALGSVTDTAAVPGVDDHAYTLNSAPDAELLARRLAGLGSGTVAVCGSGLTGVEAAAELAERHPALDVVLIGRQEPGSTMGPKARAYLHGALALLGVRVVSGAEIVTVRPGAVDLAGGDSVPADLVLWTSGVRVSPLAAAAGLRVDERGRVVTDPTLRSVSHPQVYAVGDAAAVRQGYGIVHGTCQSGMPTGVHAAQSIARELTGRQPGRFRFGYLHAPVSLGRRDAVVQFTHPDDSPRRLCLTGRPAAWYKETVSSSPWPSFARLKRFPSVGLLAWRRGGRYTR
- a CDS encoding STAS domain-containing protein, which gives rise to MSVHQAPPVTTPETTRPPTLSLAVARDGPATVVTVRGPLDMDTVDSLVDLVDGVMSGLPPPVLVLDLSGVDFFCAAGVTALLTVRRRVASDGSALVVREPSRITVAVLDMVGLRHEFTTD
- a CDS encoding MmcQ/YjbR family DNA-binding protein gives rise to the protein MADADDVRRLALALPDVVEIDSEGFDFRVGGKGFVWSYPERTPGTPRRIRTDIAVLYVGDEAEKQALLLGEPELFFTTSGYDGLPLVMLRLAQVDVARLEELVTDAWHMRVPDTLVGEPDGADPVSPGLSGAEQ
- a CDS encoding GAF and ANTAR domain-containing protein, with amino-acid sequence MSDAAESHLASAYGRLLTLLADSLHVDQFLDQVVRVAADVVAPAAACGLTVRRDGGVFTVAGSGELAAKGDEIQYGTDEGPCLDALRRGHVVEVADLRDDERWRRYREHALRLGIVSSLSLPMTVDHETVGALNLYATHPAAFDGPARRHAEAFTAQATAALTVIIRQADQALLHRQLTDAMASRSVIDQALGVLMGQQRCTATEAFALLRQASQHRNRKLRDVATEIVTQVSGQSPQPAPGFVAPRQQP